A region of Drosophila suzukii chromosome 2L, CBGP_Dsuzu_IsoJpt1.0, whole genome shotgun sequence DNA encodes the following proteins:
- the Nhe2 gene encoding sodium/hydrogen exchanger 3 isoform X31 produces MSNRTEQDYDSATPALQQQMNLARRACWRTKSSRSDFPPKSIELVNLMIANQIDAIASPPRDETKTRTEPQTAFAARKTTCTFSDWRGILGKRMLLICGFILILGIAHGRPNTSAVGVASAKDGKDIADAVTQLNLPQSPPMDGVDVDPTPPVRLPRAEPLRSSDQDAEGGEGHKMERYPLSSVDFARVKTPFIIGIWILSASIAKIGFHMTPKLHLIFPESCLLIVVGVVIGVVLYFCTDVAVSPLTPNTFFFYMLPPIILDAGYFMPNRLFFDNLGTILLMAVVGTIFNIATIGGSLYACGKMGIYGETETPGLMDVFLFASLISAVDPVAVLAVFEEIHVNEILYIVVFGESLLNDAVTVVMYHMMESYNEIGLDKIIAQDIASGVGSFFVVALGGTAIGIIWGFLTGLVTRFTDHVRVIEPIFIFVMAYLAYLNAEIFHMSGILAITFCGITMKNYVESNISQKSHTTVKYALKMLSSSAETIIFMFLGVATVNNMHVWNTCFVLLTITFCSVFRVIGVILLSALANRFRLHKLSRVDQFVMSYGGLRGAVAFALVLLVDENVVKQKNMFVTTTIAVIYFTVFLQGITIKPLVKILNVKRANKRKPTMNERIHERFMDHLMAGIEDIVGKTGNYNVRDKFKRFDNRFIRPLLIRDLKGAEPKIIETYSKLTMRDAMEVMRRNPSTIGQMTGTESMSALFRNYTNNYIGGRWAPPTIYTTCPSLTNLDNTCSRNLDMAELDYNPSKKDLTDARIHHLLAEELKPYRRASIQMHRRLSYSRHAVDDRDLSTQVNYKMQMNFRRMFNDRKHHKRSKRGASNKAKENVKQNHVSFHDFQQNGTTKQLTNVAEHPIPEEDRNLSRESDGERRVATPTATESQLPWKRQGDECTDAVQQNEFPAWASNKEYLAYNSPSATFLGGINKPKQPKSVIGLFRRESSSSKGGSVGIGSSGAVDTAASGSDAMVVPMSNQPANVPSTSMHNPRLDKRSQSISSGSLGAGPHQLGPDGHSGPFPVTASHRRNVRRGSMLELSGLITTGRRPSRILQFSPGATNLLESAKITTPSPPPPTTSTITTTTTVKTTTTTSTTKNNNNTTNNSTETTSASASYSTPTTPRSEDSATYTYYPKDTIPEESSYQHGHSKSLCEPADSDDWEGAALSAVGGANSERMMRLSGREPLLPRPSNTPRAQIRRMNAGAVGGAAVTQAGRRNQVTKALLDYEDSDSDSEENDDDEDEDFDSYDDENIVVTTFTTPATGRRSGSSPGSGSDANTATTTTTSIRLTRNNDESII; encoded by the exons ATGAGCAACCGCACGGAGCAGGATTACGACAGTGCCACTCCGGCGCTGCAGCAGCAGATGAATCTGGCCCGCAGAGCCTGCTGGAGGACCAAATCCTCCCGCTCGGATTTCCCCCCCAAAAGTATAGAGTTAGTTAATCTGATGATTGCGAATCAAATCGATGCAATAGCATCGCCACCGAGAGATGAAACCAAAACAAGAACAGAACCACAAACAGCATTCGCAGCACGCAAAACAACCTGCACATTCTCCGACTGGCGGGGGATTCTCGGAAAAAGGATGCTGCTCATATGCGGATTCATCCTAATCCTTGGCATCGCCCACGGGCGGCCGAACACGAGTGCGGTGGGCGTGGCTTCGGCAAAGGATGGCAAGGATATTGCGGATGCGGTCACCCAGCTAAAT CTGCCCCAAAGCCCGCCCATGGATGGGGTGGATGTGGATCCAACGCCACCCGTGAGGTTGCCACGTGCCGAGCCACTCAGATCCAGCGACCAGGATGCGGAGGGCGGCGAAGGGCACAAGATGGAGAGGTATCCCCTCTCCAGTGTGGATTTTGCTCGGGTGAAAACGCCGTTCATCATCGGAATCTGGATTCTGTCCGCCAGTATAGCGAAAATCG GTTTCCATATGACGCCCAAACTGCATCTAATATTTCCGGAGTCGTGCCTGCTGATTGTCGTGGGCGTGGTCATTGGGGTGGTGCTCTATTTTTGCACCGATGTGGCCGTCTCCCCACTGACCCCGAACACCTTCTTCTTCTACATGCTGCCCCCGATCATCCTGGACGCAGGCTACTTTATGCCCAATCGATTGTTCTTCGACAACCTGGGCACCATCCTGCTGATGGCAGTGGTCGGAACCATCTTCAACATAGCCACCATCG GTGGTTCGCTATACGCCTGCGGAAAGATGGGAATTTACGGGGAAACCGAGACTCCGGGCCTGATGGATGTATTTCTGTTTGCCTCCCTAATATCCGCCGTGGATCCGGTGGCCGTTTTGGCCGTATTTGAGGAGATACACGTCAACGAGATCCTGTACATTGTTGTCTTTGGCGAGTCCTTGCTGAACGATGCCGTTACG GTTGTGATGTACCACATGATGGAGTCCTACAATGAGATTGGCTTGGACAAAATCATCGCCCAGGACATTGCCAGCGGTGTGGGTTCCTTCTTCGTGGTTGCACTGGGTGGCACTGCCATAG GCATCATCTGGGGCTTTCTCACAGGTTTGGTAACCCGGTTCACTGATCATGTGCGAGTCATAGAACCCATATTCATATTTGTGATGGCTTACCTGGCCTATCTGAATGCGGAAATCTTTCACATGAGCGGCATTTTAGC CATCACTTTCTGTGGTATAACGATGAAAAACTATGTGGAATCGAATATTTCACAAAAGTCGCATACGACTGTTAAATATGCCTTGAAGATGCTGTCCAGTTCGGCGGAGACCATTATCTTTATGTTCCTAGGCGTGGCCACTGTGAACAATATGCATGTATGGAATACGTGTTTTGTTCTGCTGACCATTACCTTCTGTTCGGTGTTTCGTGTTATTG GTGTTATTTTGCTTTCCGCCCTTGCCAACCGCTTCCGTCTGCACAAATTGTCCAGGGTGGATCAGTTTGTGATGTCCTACGGCGGATTGCGCGGTGCTGTggcctttgccctggtacttcTGGTCGATGAGAATGTGGTCAAGCAGAAGAACATGTTTGTCACCACCACGATAGCTGTGATTTACTTTACCGTCTTCCTGCAAGGCATCACCATCAAGCCGCTGGTCAAGATCCTAAATGTGAAACGGGCCAATAAGCGCAAACCAACCATGAATGAGCGAATTCATGAAAGG TTCATGGATCACTTGATGGCTGGCATTGAGGATATTGTGGGCAAGACAGGCAACTACAATGTGCGTGATAAATTCAAGCGTTTCGACAATCGCTTCATTCGTCCGCTGCTGATCAGAGATCTCAAG GGCGCCGAGCCAAAGATCATCGAGACGTACTCCAAACTCACAATGCGCGATGCCATGGAGGTGATGAGGCGGAATCCATCCACCATCGGCCAGATGACGGGCACCGAGTCGATGAGCGCCCTTTTCCGGAACTATACCAATAACTATATTGGGGGCAGGTGGGCACCGCCAACCATATACACCACCTG TCCCAGTCTAACAAATCTAGACAATACCTGTTCGCGTAATCTAGACATGGCTGAGCTGGATTATAATCCATCCAAGAAGGATCTGACTGATGCCAGGATCCATCATCTGTTGGCCGAAGAACTGAAGCCTTATAGAAGG GCCTCAATACAAATG CACCGTCGTCTTAGTTATAGCCGACACGCAGTAGATGACAGAGATTTGTCCACCCAG GTCAATTACAAAATGCAAATGAACTTTAGGCGAATGTTCAATGATCGCAAACATCACAAACGCAGCAAACGTGGGGCCAGCAATAAG GCCAAGGAGAACGTTAAGCAGAATCATGTCTCGTTCCATGATTTCCAACAGAATGGCACCACCAAGCAGCTCACCAATG TGGCCGAGCATCCCATTCCCGAGGAGGATCGCAATTTGTCCCGCGAATCCGATGGGGAGAGGCGTGTGGCCACGCCAACCGCCACGGAATCCCAGCTGCCGTGGAAACGACAAGGTGACGAATGCACGGATGCAGTGCAGCAGAACGAGTTCCCCGCCTGGGCTTCAAACAAGGAGTACTTGGCCTACAATTCCCCCAGTGCAACATTCCTAG GTGGTATAAACAAGCCTAAACAGCCCAAGTCCGTCATAGGTCTCTTCCGGCGTGAGAGTTCCAGTTCGAAGGGCGGAAGCGTTGGCATCGGCAGCTCGGGAGCCGTGGACACAGCCGCCAGTGGGTCGGATGCGATGGTCGTGCCCATGTCCAATCAACCGGCCAATGTTCCATCAACGTCCATGCACAATCCGCGGCTGGACAAGCGCTCCCAGTCGATATCCTCCGGTTCGCTGGGCGCCGGGCCACATCAGCTGGGACCGGATGGTCATTCCGGACCATTTCCGGTCACGGCCAGTCACCGGCGGAATGTGCGCAGGGGCTCCATGCTGGAGCTGAGCGG ACTCATTACAACTGGACGAAGGCCCAGTAGAATTTTACAATTTAGTCCGGGAGCAACTAATTTACTAGAGTCAGCCAAGATCACAACTCCTTCTCCTCCACCTCCTACTACttcaacaataacaacaacaactacagtaaaaacaacaacaaccacatcAACCaccaagaacaacaacaacaccaccAACAATTCAACAGAAACAACATCAGCAAGCGCGAGTTACTCGACGCCCACCACCCCAAGATCAGAGGATAGCGCCACATATACATACTATCCAAA AGACACAATACCCGAGGAGTCGTCGTACCAGCATGGACACTCCAAGTCCTTGTGCGAGCCGGCGGATTCGGATGACTGGGAGGGAGCAGCACTGTCCGCCGTCGGCGGAGCCAACAGCGAACGAATGATGCGATTGAGCGGCAGGGAACCCCTTCTGCCACGCCCCTCCAACACGCCCCGCGCCCAAATCCGTCGCATGAACGCGGGAGCGGTGGGCGGGGCAGCGGTTACCCAAGCGGGCCGGAGAAACCAGGTGACCAAGGCTCTGTTGGACTACGAGGATTCCGattcggattccgaggagaaCGATGACGATGAGGATGAGGACTTTGATTCGTACGATGACGAGAACATTGTGGTCACCACGTTTACGACCCCAGCCACGGGCAGGAGATCGGGTTCCAGTCCAGGATCGGGATCGGATGCCAAtaccgccaccaccaccacgaCAAGCATTCGGCTGACCCGCAACAACGACGAGAGCATCATTTGA
- the Nhe2 gene encoding sodium/hydrogen exchanger 3 isoform X35 → MSNRTEQDYDSATPALQQQMNLARRACWRTKSSRSDFPPKSIELVNLMIANQIDAIASPPRDETKTRTEPQTAFAARKTTCTFSDWRGILGKRMLLICGFILILGIAHGRPNTSAVGVASAKDGKDIADAVTQLNLPQSPPMDGVDVDPTPPVRLPRAEPLRSSDQDAEGGEGHKMERYPLSSVDFARVKTPFIIGIWILSASIAKIGFHMTPKLHLIFPESCLLIVVGVVIGVVLYFCTDVAVSPLTPNTFFFYMLPPIILDAGYFMPNRLFFDNLGTILLMAVVGTIFNIATIGGSLYACGKMGIYGETETPGLMDVFLFASLISAVDPVAVLAVFEEIHVNEILYIVVFGESLLNDAVTVVMYHMMESYNEIGLDKIIAQDIASGVGSFFVVALGGTAIGIIWGFLTGLVTRFTDHVRVIEPIFIFVMAYLAYLNAEIFHMSGILAITFCGITMKNYVESNISQKSHTTVKYALKMLSSSAETIIFMFLGVATVNNMHVWNTCFVLLTITFCSVFRVIGVILLSALANRFRLHKLSRVDQFVMSYGGLRGAVAFALVLLVDENVVKQKNMFVTTTIAVIYFTVFLQGITIKPLVKILNVKRANKRKPTMNERIHERFMDHLMAGIEDIVGKTGNYNVRDKFKRFDNRFIRPLLIRDLKGAEPKIIETYSKLTMRDAMEVMRRNPSTIGQMTGTESMSALFRNYTNNYIGGRWAPPTIYTTCPSLTNLDNTCSRNLDMAELDYNPSKKDLTDARIHHLLAEELKPYRRASIQMHRRLSYSRHAVDDRDLSTQVNYKMQMNFRRMFNDRKHHKRSKRGASNKEAKENVKQNHVSFHDFQQNGTTKQLTNAEECQQNPNEINVVGPSDDWDDGLTFTAKSSLAEHPIPEEDRNLSRESDGERRVATPTATESQLPWKRQGDECTDAVQQNEFPAWASNKEYLAYNSPSATFLGGINKPKQPKSVIGLFRRESSSSKGGSVGIGSSGAVDTAASGSDAMVVPMSNQPANVPSTSMHNPRLDKRSQSISSGSLGAGPHQLGPDGHSGPFPVTASHRRNVRRGSMLELSGDTIPEESSYQHGHSKSLCEPADSDDWEGAALSAVGGANSERMMRLSGREPLLPRPSNTPRAQIRRMNAGAVGGAAVTQAGRRNQVTKALLDYEDSDSDSEENDDDEDEDFDSYDDENIVVTTFTTPATGRRSGSSPGSGSDANTATTTTTSIRLTRNNDESII, encoded by the exons ATGAGCAACCGCACGGAGCAGGATTACGACAGTGCCACTCCGGCGCTGCAGCAGCAGATGAATCTGGCCCGCAGAGCCTGCTGGAGGACCAAATCCTCCCGCTCGGATTTCCCCCCCAAAAGTATAGAGTTAGTTAATCTGATGATTGCGAATCAAATCGATGCAATAGCATCGCCACCGAGAGATGAAACCAAAACAAGAACAGAACCACAAACAGCATTCGCAGCACGCAAAACAACCTGCACATTCTCCGACTGGCGGGGGATTCTCGGAAAAAGGATGCTGCTCATATGCGGATTCATCCTAATCCTTGGCATCGCCCACGGGCGGCCGAACACGAGTGCGGTGGGCGTGGCTTCGGCAAAGGATGGCAAGGATATTGCGGATGCGGTCACCCAGCTAAAT CTGCCCCAAAGCCCGCCCATGGATGGGGTGGATGTGGATCCAACGCCACCCGTGAGGTTGCCACGTGCCGAGCCACTCAGATCCAGCGACCAGGATGCGGAGGGCGGCGAAGGGCACAAGATGGAGAGGTATCCCCTCTCCAGTGTGGATTTTGCTCGGGTGAAAACGCCGTTCATCATCGGAATCTGGATTCTGTCCGCCAGTATAGCGAAAATCG GTTTCCATATGACGCCCAAACTGCATCTAATATTTCCGGAGTCGTGCCTGCTGATTGTCGTGGGCGTGGTCATTGGGGTGGTGCTCTATTTTTGCACCGATGTGGCCGTCTCCCCACTGACCCCGAACACCTTCTTCTTCTACATGCTGCCCCCGATCATCCTGGACGCAGGCTACTTTATGCCCAATCGATTGTTCTTCGACAACCTGGGCACCATCCTGCTGATGGCAGTGGTCGGAACCATCTTCAACATAGCCACCATCG GTGGTTCGCTATACGCCTGCGGAAAGATGGGAATTTACGGGGAAACCGAGACTCCGGGCCTGATGGATGTATTTCTGTTTGCCTCCCTAATATCCGCCGTGGATCCGGTGGCCGTTTTGGCCGTATTTGAGGAGATACACGTCAACGAGATCCTGTACATTGTTGTCTTTGGCGAGTCCTTGCTGAACGATGCCGTTACG GTTGTGATGTACCACATGATGGAGTCCTACAATGAGATTGGCTTGGACAAAATCATCGCCCAGGACATTGCCAGCGGTGTGGGTTCCTTCTTCGTGGTTGCACTGGGTGGCACTGCCATAG GCATCATCTGGGGCTTTCTCACAGGTTTGGTAACCCGGTTCACTGATCATGTGCGAGTCATAGAACCCATATTCATATTTGTGATGGCTTACCTGGCCTATCTGAATGCGGAAATCTTTCACATGAGCGGCATTTTAGC CATCACTTTCTGTGGTATAACGATGAAAAACTATGTGGAATCGAATATTTCACAAAAGTCGCATACGACTGTTAAATATGCCTTGAAGATGCTGTCCAGTTCGGCGGAGACCATTATCTTTATGTTCCTAGGCGTGGCCACTGTGAACAATATGCATGTATGGAATACGTGTTTTGTTCTGCTGACCATTACCTTCTGTTCGGTGTTTCGTGTTATTG GTGTTATTTTGCTTTCCGCCCTTGCCAACCGCTTCCGTCTGCACAAATTGTCCAGGGTGGATCAGTTTGTGATGTCCTACGGCGGATTGCGCGGTGCTGTggcctttgccctggtacttcTGGTCGATGAGAATGTGGTCAAGCAGAAGAACATGTTTGTCACCACCACGATAGCTGTGATTTACTTTACCGTCTTCCTGCAAGGCATCACCATCAAGCCGCTGGTCAAGATCCTAAATGTGAAACGGGCCAATAAGCGCAAACCAACCATGAATGAGCGAATTCATGAAAGG TTCATGGATCACTTGATGGCTGGCATTGAGGATATTGTGGGCAAGACAGGCAACTACAATGTGCGTGATAAATTCAAGCGTTTCGACAATCGCTTCATTCGTCCGCTGCTGATCAGAGATCTCAAG GGCGCCGAGCCAAAGATCATCGAGACGTACTCCAAACTCACAATGCGCGATGCCATGGAGGTGATGAGGCGGAATCCATCCACCATCGGCCAGATGACGGGCACCGAGTCGATGAGCGCCCTTTTCCGGAACTATACCAATAACTATATTGGGGGCAGGTGGGCACCGCCAACCATATACACCACCTG TCCCAGTCTAACAAATCTAGACAATACCTGTTCGCGTAATCTAGACATGGCTGAGCTGGATTATAATCCATCCAAGAAGGATCTGACTGATGCCAGGATCCATCATCTGTTGGCCGAAGAACTGAAGCCTTATAGAAGG GCCTCAATACAAATG CACCGTCGTCTTAGTTATAGCCGACACGCAGTAGATGACAGAGATTTGTCCACCCAG GTCAATTACAAAATGCAAATGAACTTTAGGCGAATGTTCAATGATCGCAAACATCACAAACGCAGCAAACGTGGGGCCAGCAATAAG GAGGCCAAGGAGAACGTTAAGCAGAATCATGTCTCGTTCCATGATTTCCAACAGAATGGCACCACCAAGCAGCTCACCAATG CCGAGGAGTGCCAACAGAATCCCAACGAGATCAATGTTGTTGGCCCCAGCGACGATTGGGATGATGGCCTGACCTTCACCGCCAAATCATCAC TGGCCGAGCATCCCATTCCCGAGGAGGATCGCAATTTGTCCCGCGAATCCGATGGGGAGAGGCGTGTGGCCACGCCAACCGCCACGGAATCCCAGCTGCCGTGGAAACGACAAGGTGACGAATGCACGGATGCAGTGCAGCAGAACGAGTTCCCCGCCTGGGCTTCAAACAAGGAGTACTTGGCCTACAATTCCCCCAGTGCAACATTCCTAG GTGGTATAAACAAGCCTAAACAGCCCAAGTCCGTCATAGGTCTCTTCCGGCGTGAGAGTTCCAGTTCGAAGGGCGGAAGCGTTGGCATCGGCAGCTCGGGAGCCGTGGACACAGCCGCCAGTGGGTCGGATGCGATGGTCGTGCCCATGTCCAATCAACCGGCCAATGTTCCATCAACGTCCATGCACAATCCGCGGCTGGACAAGCGCTCCCAGTCGATATCCTCCGGTTCGCTGGGCGCCGGGCCACATCAGCTGGGACCGGATGGTCATTCCGGACCATTTCCGGTCACGGCCAGTCACCGGCGGAATGTGCGCAGGGGCTCCATGCTGGAGCTGAGCGG AGACACAATACCCGAGGAGTCGTCGTACCAGCATGGACACTCCAAGTCCTTGTGCGAGCCGGCGGATTCGGATGACTGGGAGGGAGCAGCACTGTCCGCCGTCGGCGGAGCCAACAGCGAACGAATGATGCGATTGAGCGGCAGGGAACCCCTTCTGCCACGCCCCTCCAACACGCCCCGCGCCCAAATCCGTCGCATGAACGCGGGAGCGGTGGGCGGGGCAGCGGTTACCCAAGCGGGCCGGAGAAACCAGGTGACCAAGGCTCTGTTGGACTACGAGGATTCCGattcggattccgaggagaaCGATGACGATGAGGATGAGGACTTTGATTCGTACGATGACGAGAACATTGTGGTCACCACGTTTACGACCCCAGCCACGGGCAGGAGATCGGGTTCCAGTCCAGGATCGGGATCGGATGCCAAtaccgccaccaccaccacgaCAAGCATTCGGCTGACCCGCAACAACGACGAGAGCATCATTTGA
- the Nhe2 gene encoding sodium/hydrogen exchanger 3 isoform X40, whose product MSNRTEQDYDSATPALQQQMNLARRACWRTKSSRSDFPPKSIELVNLMIANQIDAIASPPRDETKTRTEPQTAFAARKTTCTFSDWRGILGKRMLLICGFILILGIAHGRPNTSAVGVASAKDGKDIADAVTQLNLPQSPPMDGVDVDPTPPVRLPRAEPLRSSDQDAEGGEGHKMERYPLSSVDFARVKTPFIIGIWILSASIAKIGFHMTPKLHLIFPESCLLIVVGVVIGVVLYFCTDVAVSPLTPNTFFFYMLPPIILDAGYFMPNRLFFDNLGTILLMAVVGTIFNIATIGGSLYACGKMGIYGETETPGLMDVFLFASLISAVDPVAVLAVFEEIHVNEILYIVVFGESLLNDAVTVVMYHMMESYNEIGLDKIIAQDIASGVGSFFVVALGGTAIGIIWGFLTGLVTRFTDHVRVIEPIFIFVMAYLAYLNAEIFHMSGILAITFCGITMKNYVESNISQKSHTTVKYALKMLSSSAETIIFMFLGVATVNNMHVWNTCFVLLTITFCSVFRVIGVILLSALANRFRLHKLSRVDQFVMSYGGLRGAVAFALVLLVDENVVKQKNMFVTTTIAVIYFTVFLQGITIKPLVKILNVKRANKRKPTMNERIHERFMDHLMAGIEDIVGKTGNYNVRDKFKRFDNRFIRPLLIRDLKGAEPKIIETYSKLTMRDAMEVMRRNPSTIGQMTGTESMSALFRNYTNNYIGGRWAPPTIYTTCPSLTNLDNTCSRNLDMAELDYNPSKKDLTDARIHHLLAEELKPYRRHRRLSYSRHAVDDRDLSTQVNYKMQMNFRRMFNDRKHHKRSKRGASNKEAKENVKQNHVSFHDFQQNGTTKQLTNDYINNVLNETAEECQQNPNEINVVGPSDDWDDGLTFTAKSSLAEHPIPEEDRNLSRESDGERRVATPTATESQLPWKRQGDECTDAVQQNEFPAWASNKEYLAYNSPSATFLGGINKPKQPKSVIGLFRRESSSSKGGSVGIGSSGAVDTAASGSDAMVVPMSNQPANVPSTSMHNPRLDKRSQSISSGSLGAGPHQLGPDGHSGPFPVTASHRRNVRRGSMLELSGLITTGRRPSRILQFSPGATNLLESAKITTPSPPPPTTSTITTTTTVKTTTTTSTTKNNNNTTNNSTETTSASASYSTPTTPRSEDSATYTYYPNGVSIESD is encoded by the exons ATGAGCAACCGCACGGAGCAGGATTACGACAGTGCCACTCCGGCGCTGCAGCAGCAGATGAATCTGGCCCGCAGAGCCTGCTGGAGGACCAAATCCTCCCGCTCGGATTTCCCCCCCAAAAGTATAGAGTTAGTTAATCTGATGATTGCGAATCAAATCGATGCAATAGCATCGCCACCGAGAGATGAAACCAAAACAAGAACAGAACCACAAACAGCATTCGCAGCACGCAAAACAACCTGCACATTCTCCGACTGGCGGGGGATTCTCGGAAAAAGGATGCTGCTCATATGCGGATTCATCCTAATCCTTGGCATCGCCCACGGGCGGCCGAACACGAGTGCGGTGGGCGTGGCTTCGGCAAAGGATGGCAAGGATATTGCGGATGCGGTCACCCAGCTAAAT CTGCCCCAAAGCCCGCCCATGGATGGGGTGGATGTGGATCCAACGCCACCCGTGAGGTTGCCACGTGCCGAGCCACTCAGATCCAGCGACCAGGATGCGGAGGGCGGCGAAGGGCACAAGATGGAGAGGTATCCCCTCTCCAGTGTGGATTTTGCTCGGGTGAAAACGCCGTTCATCATCGGAATCTGGATTCTGTCCGCCAGTATAGCGAAAATCG GTTTCCATATGACGCCCAAACTGCATCTAATATTTCCGGAGTCGTGCCTGCTGATTGTCGTGGGCGTGGTCATTGGGGTGGTGCTCTATTTTTGCACCGATGTGGCCGTCTCCCCACTGACCCCGAACACCTTCTTCTTCTACATGCTGCCCCCGATCATCCTGGACGCAGGCTACTTTATGCCCAATCGATTGTTCTTCGACAACCTGGGCACCATCCTGCTGATGGCAGTGGTCGGAACCATCTTCAACATAGCCACCATCG GTGGTTCGCTATACGCCTGCGGAAAGATGGGAATTTACGGGGAAACCGAGACTCCGGGCCTGATGGATGTATTTCTGTTTGCCTCCCTAATATCCGCCGTGGATCCGGTGGCCGTTTTGGCCGTATTTGAGGAGATACACGTCAACGAGATCCTGTACATTGTTGTCTTTGGCGAGTCCTTGCTGAACGATGCCGTTACG GTTGTGATGTACCACATGATGGAGTCCTACAATGAGATTGGCTTGGACAAAATCATCGCCCAGGACATTGCCAGCGGTGTGGGTTCCTTCTTCGTGGTTGCACTGGGTGGCACTGCCATAG GCATCATCTGGGGCTTTCTCACAGGTTTGGTAACCCGGTTCACTGATCATGTGCGAGTCATAGAACCCATATTCATATTTGTGATGGCTTACCTGGCCTATCTGAATGCGGAAATCTTTCACATGAGCGGCATTTTAGC CATCACTTTCTGTGGTATAACGATGAAAAACTATGTGGAATCGAATATTTCACAAAAGTCGCATACGACTGTTAAATATGCCTTGAAGATGCTGTCCAGTTCGGCGGAGACCATTATCTTTATGTTCCTAGGCGTGGCCACTGTGAACAATATGCATGTATGGAATACGTGTTTTGTTCTGCTGACCATTACCTTCTGTTCGGTGTTTCGTGTTATTG GTGTTATTTTGCTTTCCGCCCTTGCCAACCGCTTCCGTCTGCACAAATTGTCCAGGGTGGATCAGTTTGTGATGTCCTACGGCGGATTGCGCGGTGCTGTggcctttgccctggtacttcTGGTCGATGAGAATGTGGTCAAGCAGAAGAACATGTTTGTCACCACCACGATAGCTGTGATTTACTTTACCGTCTTCCTGCAAGGCATCACCATCAAGCCGCTGGTCAAGATCCTAAATGTGAAACGGGCCAATAAGCGCAAACCAACCATGAATGAGCGAATTCATGAAAGG TTCATGGATCACTTGATGGCTGGCATTGAGGATATTGTGGGCAAGACAGGCAACTACAATGTGCGTGATAAATTCAAGCGTTTCGACAATCGCTTCATTCGTCCGCTGCTGATCAGAGATCTCAAG GGCGCCGAGCCAAAGATCATCGAGACGTACTCCAAACTCACAATGCGCGATGCCATGGAGGTGATGAGGCGGAATCCATCCACCATCGGCCAGATGACGGGCACCGAGTCGATGAGCGCCCTTTTCCGGAACTATACCAATAACTATATTGGGGGCAGGTGGGCACCGCCAACCATATACACCACCTG TCCCAGTCTAACAAATCTAGACAATACCTGTTCGCGTAATCTAGACATGGCTGAGCTGGATTATAATCCATCCAAGAAGGATCTGACTGATGCCAGGATCCATCATCTGTTGGCCGAAGAACTGAAGCCTTATAGAAGG CACCGTCGTCTTAGTTATAGCCGACACGCAGTAGATGACAGAGATTTGTCCACCCAG GTCAATTACAAAATGCAAATGAACTTTAGGCGAATGTTCAATGATCGCAAACATCACAAACGCAGCAAACGTGGGGCCAGCAATAAG GAGGCCAAGGAGAACGTTAAGCAGAATCATGTCTCGTTCCATGATTTCCAACAGAATGGCACCACCAAGCAGCTCACCAATG ACTATATTAACAATGTGCTTAATGAAACAGCCGAGGAGTGCCAACAGAATCCCAACGAGATCAATGTTGTTGGCCCCAGCGACGATTGGGATGATGGCCTGACCTTCACCGCCAAATCATCAC TGGCCGAGCATCCCATTCCCGAGGAGGATCGCAATTTGTCCCGCGAATCCGATGGGGAGAGGCGTGTGGCCACGCCAACCGCCACGGAATCCCAGCTGCCGTGGAAACGACAAGGTGACGAATGCACGGATGCAGTGCAGCAGAACGAGTTCCCCGCCTGGGCTTCAAACAAGGAGTACTTGGCCTACAATTCCCCCAGTGCAACATTCCTAG GTGGTATAAACAAGCCTAAACAGCCCAAGTCCGTCATAGGTCTCTTCCGGCGTGAGAGTTCCAGTTCGAAGGGCGGAAGCGTTGGCATCGGCAGCTCGGGAGCCGTGGACACAGCCGCCAGTGGGTCGGATGCGATGGTCGTGCCCATGTCCAATCAACCGGCCAATGTTCCATCAACGTCCATGCACAATCCGCGGCTGGACAAGCGCTCCCAGTCGATATCCTCCGGTTCGCTGGGCGCCGGGCCACATCAGCTGGGACCGGATGGTCATTCCGGACCATTTCCGGTCACGGCCAGTCACCGGCGGAATGTGCGCAGGGGCTCCATGCTGGAGCTGAGCGG ACTCATTACAACTGGACGAAGGCCCAGTAGAATTTTACAATTTAGTCCGGGAGCAACTAATTTACTAGAGTCAGCCAAGATCACAACTCCTTCTCCTCCACCTCCTACTACttcaacaataacaacaacaactacagtaaaaacaacaacaaccacatcAACCaccaagaacaacaacaacaccaccAACAATTCAACAGAAACAACATCAGCAAGCGCGAGTTACTCGACGCCCACCACCCCAAGATCAGAGGATAGCGCCACATATACATACTATCCAAA cGGCGTATCAATTGAATCTGATTAG